One Mya arenaria isolate MELC-2E11 chromosome 7, ASM2691426v1 genomic window carries:
- the LOC128240602 gene encoding protocadherin Fat 2-like isoform X2 — protein MFREFVFCVLVFCGVQIYEAGVTTWTAPDALGTPDGNIPVPTAIAEGATAGAPLFTATATADNALGPYILVDDAGGKGTIDGGTGVVSLATGQTLDFEAAQTLIFKVKATDSVDGGVGTATITLTISDVNEAPAYAEAQFTECVEDNSGADTLVGTYTATDPDASDTVTYSIASGDTNSDFVYGTDGTPARRLKKAQWQPTRWCFMPLTPDP, from the exons AGGCAGGGGTAACTACATGGACAGCTCCTGATGCTTTAGGTACCCCAGATGGCAATATACCAGTCCCAACTGCAATAGCAGAAGGCGCCACTGCTGGGGCACCCCTCTTTACAGCCACAGCAACTGCTGACAACGCCCTTGGCCCCTATATTCTTGTTGATGATGCGGGTGGTAAAGGAACGATAGATGGAGGCACTGGCGTAGTGTCCTTGGCAACTGGCCAGACGCTGGATTTTGAAGCGGCTCAAACtcttatatttaaagtaaa GGCTACTGATAGTGTAGACGGCGGTGTTGGAACAGCCACCATTACCCTTACAATTTCCGACGTCAATGAAGCGCCAGCGTACGCAGAGGCACAGTTCACAGAGTGTGTTGAGGACAACTCTGGCGCTG ACACGCTGGTAGGCACATATACAGCCACAGATCCGGACGCAAGCGATACTGTCACATACTCCATTGCCT ctGGAGACACCAACTCTGACTTCGTTTACGGGACAGATGGTACACCAGCAAGACGCTTGAAAAAAGCACAATGGCAACCTACACGTTGGTGCTTCATGCCACTGACACCGGACCCCTAA
- the LOC128240602 gene encoding protocadherin Fat 2-like isoform X1 — protein MFREIVFCAMVFCGVQRSEAGVTTWTAPDALGTPDGNIPVPTAIAEGATAGAPLFTATATADNALGPYILVDDAGGKGTIDGGTGVVSLATGQTLDFEAAQTLIFKVKATDSVDGGVGTATITLTISDVNEAPAYAEAQFTECVEDNSGADTLVGTYTATDPDASDTVTYSIASGDTNSDFVYGTDGTPARRLKKAQWQPTRWCFMPLTPDP, from the exons AGGCAGGGGTAACTACATGGACAGCTCCTGATGCTTTAGGTACCCCAGATGGCAATATACCAGTCCCAACTGCAATAGCAGAAGGCGCCACTGCTGGGGCACCCCTCTTTACAGCCACAGCAACTGCTGACAACGCCCTTGGCCCCTATATTCTTGTTGATGATGCGGGTGGTAAAGGAACGATAGATGGAGGCACTGGCGTAGTGTCCTTGGCAACTGGCCAGACGCTGGATTTTGAAGCGGCTCAAACtcttatatttaaagtaaa GGCTACTGATAGTGTAGACGGCGGTGTTGGAACAGCCACCATTACCCTTACAATTTCCGACGTCAATGAAGCGCCAGCGTACGCAGAGGCACAGTTCACAGAGTGTGTTGAGGACAACTCTGGCGCTG ACACGCTGGTAGGCACATATACAGCCACAGATCCGGACGCAAGCGATACTGTCACATACTCCATTGCCT ctGGAGACACCAACTCTGACTTCGTTTACGGGACAGATGGTACACCAGCAAGACGCTTGAAAAAAGCACAATGGCAACCTACACGTTGGTGCTTCATGCCACTGACACCGGACCCCTAA